The sequence TGATAAAAACATAGGTTTGTCAAAAGATTTTACGTGTTTATAGGGGGACTTAATCAAATGATATCGCTTTACACCATTTATCGATTGACAATCTTTTTTTAAATAGTATAATTCAACTTGTTGATATCTCCGAATCCACAGAGTGGGGGACCCATCCATCTAGGGGTGAATGGCATCATTTAGATACCTAAGGATACTTAATGTCCTGAATCCGTCAGCTAACCTCATAGGAGTGATTAAGCGTATAAGTTATTTATGCGTTTTTTTTGTTTTTAAAGGAGGACAAAAGATGGATGTTTACACACTGATTTTTAAGATTTCCATTGTTTTATTGGTGGGATTCATTGGCGCACTAATCGCGCGTAAATTTAAATTGCCTAACGTTTCGGGGTACTTGGTCTTGGGTCTACTATTAGGACCAAGCATGGGTCTAATCTTTAAGGGATACCCTGGATTTCTAACGATAGAAGAAAACAATAGCCTAGAGTTTATTGGTGAGATTGCTTTGGCATTCATTGCCTTTTCGATTGGTAGTGAATTCGCGATTAAAGCGATTAAAAAGATGGGCCGTTCGGTCATCATCTTAACCACAACTGAAGTTATTGGCGCAGTCACCGTTGTTTTCCTAGCCATGTTATTTTTACCAAAACCTGTCGATATTGTTTCAAGTTACTTGCCATTCGCCAACCGCAACATTGCTTTCGGGTTAATCCTCGCATCGATGTCAGCCGCGACAGCACCTGCTGCAACCCTCATGGTCATCCGTCAGTATCGTGCTTATGGTCCAGTCACCAAAGCGATTTTACCGATCACAGCGCTCGATGATATCTACGGCATTGTCGTGTTCGGATTCTTCATTTCGATCGCACAAATCTTGGTGCCACAAGGGGTCAATCAACCCGCTTGGTTGATGTTCTCAAAACCATTCATTGAAGTCTTTGGCTCGGTATTTTATGGGTTATTCGTTGGGTTAGTCATCTCGAAAGCAGCCAATAAATTTGATAAGAACCGAGATGATATGCAAGTCATCGCGCTCATCGCTGTTTTATTTATCATTGGTTCAATCACTTTATTAAACCATTACTTACACCCATATGGGATTGGATTCTCACAATTACTCGCGAACATCATGGTCGGATCAACCATCGCGAACCTAGCGAAACAACCACAAAGAAGTTTCACCGCCATCAACGATTTCGCAACCCCATTTTATGTCATGTTCTTTACGCTAGCAGGTGCGAGTTTAGATTTAGCCGTATTAAAACAAGATTCATTGATCATTTGGATTAGCCTAGTGTATATTTTCGCCCGTGGTGGTGGTAAAATATTAGGTATCATGATTGGTGCTTATATTGTGGATTCACCAAAGACCATCAAAAAGTATTTAGGGATTGCGTTACTACCGCAAGGTGGTGTTTCATTAGGCTTACTCGTCATCGTTCAAGCACAGATGAGACCGTATTACCCAACCATTTCCACCATCATCATGTTATCGATTTTAGTGTATGAAACTTTTGGACCGGTGTTCGCGAAATTCTCTATATCCAAAGCAGGGGAAGTCAATGGACTTGACCGTTTGGATGAGGTATCGAGCATTGAAGGTTTAGAAACAGCAGGAGGACATTAGCATGCAAGCCTTATTCATCGTCTTAAATGATTTATCTTACCTAGAACAAATCTTATCGAAATTCTTAGACCTTCAAGTTCGTGGCGCAACCATCATTGATTCTCAAGGGATGGCTTCCGCTATGATGAATTCAGAAGGTTTAAACATGTTGTTAACAGGACCTTTCCAACGTACTTTGGATAACGATCAAAAAGGGTCTAAAACCATTTTCTCTGTCATTCCAGAACCAGACAAAGTCGAAGAAGTGGTTTCTGAAGTGAGAAAGATTGTTGAAAAATCCAAAAAACAAGTCATCGGATTTATGTTCACTGTCCCTGTGTCAGGCATTTATCCTATGAAACCAAAATTCATTGAAAAATAAACAAGCAGAATTCATCATACCCATGGTGAATTCTTTTTTCTTAAATAAAAAAACAACGACCGAAATCGTTGTTCTCAATAATTAGCTTTTTAAAACATCTTCCAATTGGTCAATCAATTCATTGAAACGATTGATGACGGCTAAGAAAGTTTGTTTATCGGTTAAGTCCGCCCCAGCAATCTTCGCGATGTCGACTGGATAAGCAGAACCACCTGCTTTTAACATCTTAATGTAATTGGACATGGCGTTTGGTACACCCTTTTTGACATTTTCATAAATCTTTAAGGATGCACTATAGGATGTTGCGTATTGATACACATAGAATGGGGTATGGAATAGGTGAGGGATATATGCCCAAACGTATTGCTTACCATTCTCTTCGGTAATATCGATATCATAATAGTGTTTGTATAAATCGATCATGATTTTAGATAAAGCACCTTCAGTGATTGGGATGCCTTTTTCAACCAATTTGTTCGCTTCATATTCATAGGTAGCGAATAAGGTTTGACGGAAGAAGGTGGCCATGATGCCATCGATTTCATTTTCTAACAAGACAATTTTATCTTCTTTAGAAGTCGCCTTGGATAGTAAATAATCACCAAGTAAGTGTTCGTTGAAAGTAGACGCGATTTCAGCCACGAAGATGACATAATCTGCGATCGCCATCGGTTGTGCTTCATTCGAGAAAATCGTATGGGCACTGTGACCTGCTTCATGGGCAAGTGTAAACACAGAATCTAAGGTTTCGTCGTGGTTGAGTAAAATGAATGGGTGCCATCCATAGAAGCCACTTGAATAAGCCCCGGTACGTTTACCATCTTTAGGGAGTACATCCACAAAACCATCTTCTAAAGCACGTTGTTCATTCTTCACAAATTCAGGGTCTAACCCTTCTAGCGCTTCAAAGAACATTTTTTTCGCATCCGCATATGGATACTTCGTGTTACTTTCAGCGAGTTTTAAGAAACGATCATAGGTATGATACTTGTCTAACCCAAGGTATTTTTGTCTTAACTTAATGTAACGTTTGATCGGTCCAACATTTTCATAGGCTACATCTTTCAAGTTCATGAAAACCGATACCGGGATGTTATTACCAAACAACTTCGCTTCTAATGCAGATGAATAGCCCCTAGATTTATAGGACGCAGCCAAGTTTTGAAGGACTAGATTATAAAGGTTTGCGAAAGCATTCTTATTGTCTTTATAACGTTTGAATGCAGCTTCAAAGACCAATTGACGGTCGGCAGGGTTCTTTAGGGTTGGTAAAATCGAACGGTAATTCGCGGTAGTGATTTTCATCTTTTCACCGGTCGATAATAACACTTCTTCATCGCTTCTATCGCCAACCGCTAACGCATTGTACATCGAGGTTGGGACACTAGAAATCGGTGAATGGAACGCTAGAATGCGTTCATTGTCATCCGACAAGACGTGTTCTTGTTGATGGAACAACTTTTCGATCACGAACTTATAAGGTTGTAAACGTGCATCCTTTTCAACAAAACTCAAAATCAAATCTGAACCTGCTGCGATGACTTCTGGTGAAAAATAAGAAGTCACTTGGCTCAATTTAGATAACTTCAATAATACGCTTTGGTACTTTGAACCCAAAACATTATCTCTTAAGTTCAAATCGGCGGCTAAGTGTGCATATGGATACACCTTATATAATAACTGTGTGATTTCTTCTTCTAAAAGAATGTAATCTCTAAACCCTTCAAAAGTCGATAATTTACCTTTAAAGGCACTAAATTCATCTATTCTAGACTCGAATAAGTCGACATCTTTTTGCCAGGCTTCAAAATCAGGATAGAATATGGATAAATCCCATTGGCTCATAATATCAAGTTCCTTTCAATATTAGTTTATATTATAATACAAAGTGATGATAATACAAACCATCAATGAATGAGAATATGCAAATACAAACATCAATTCATAAAATTATGTGATATATGTCTTGAAATCGTTTTCGAATATTGCTAATTAGAAATATTTCGTATATAATGATTAAGCAATCAAATAAACACAAAGTGCTATAGGACAATACCTATACCCAGAAAGGGGAAAGACCATGATTACAATTTATACTACACCAAGTTGTTCGTCATGTCGAAAAGCGAAAAAGTGGTTAGAGGAACATCATTTGCCGTATGAAGAGAAGAATCTATTCTCGAATAGAATTACTGCCAATGATATCAATTTAATGCTCAGGAATGCAGAAAACGGTTTTGAAGACATCATATCTACCCGTTCAAAGATTTTTAAAGAACAAAATCTCGATGTAGATTCGATGTCAGTGAACCAACTCAAAGATTTTATCATCGATAATCCAAGCGTTTTAAAACGTCCCATCATTTTAGATGATCAGAAGATGCAAGTTGGATACAACGATGAAGAAATCAGGGTCTTTATTCCAAGACGCTTAAGACAACTCGTGATGTGTGCTGACTGTCCTGCAG comes from Paracholeplasma manati and encodes:
- the pepF gene encoding oligoendopeptidase F, which codes for MSQWDLSIFYPDFEAWQKDVDLFESRIDEFSAFKGKLSTFEGFRDYILLEEEITQLLYKVYPYAHLAADLNLRDNVLGSKYQSVLLKLSKLSQVTSYFSPEVIAAGSDLILSFVEKDARLQPYKFVIEKLFHQQEHVLSDDNERILAFHSPISSVPTSMYNALAVGDRSDEEVLLSTGEKMKITTANYRSILPTLKNPADRQLVFEAAFKRYKDNKNAFANLYNLVLQNLAASYKSRGYSSALEAKLFGNNIPVSVFMNLKDVAYENVGPIKRYIKLRQKYLGLDKYHTYDRFLKLAESNTKYPYADAKKMFFEALEGLDPEFVKNEQRALEDGFVDVLPKDGKRTGAYSSGFYGWHPFILLNHDETLDSVFTLAHEAGHSAHTIFSNEAQPMAIADYVIFVAEIASTFNEHLLGDYLLSKATSKEDKIVLLENEIDGIMATFFRQTLFATYEYEANKLVEKGIPITEGALSKIMIDLYKHYYDIDITEENGKQYVWAYIPHLFHTPFYVYQYATSYSASLKIYENVKKGVPNAMSNYIKMLKAGGSAYPVDIAKIAGADLTDKQTFLAVINRFNELIDQLEDVLKS
- the spx gene encoding transcriptional regulator Spx; the encoded protein is MITIYTTPSCSSCRKAKKWLEEHHLPYEEKNLFSNRITANDINLMLRNAENGFEDIISTRSKIFKEQNLDVDSMSVNQLKDFIIDNPSVLKRPIILDDQKMQVGYNDEEIRVFIPRRLRQLVMCADCPAGETCDYQSAIKRYFEEIKKEQQKSY
- a CDS encoding cation:proton antiporter; protein product: MDVYTLIFKISIVLLVGFIGALIARKFKLPNVSGYLVLGLLLGPSMGLIFKGYPGFLTIEENNSLEFIGEIALAFIAFSIGSEFAIKAIKKMGRSVIILTTTEVIGAVTVVFLAMLFLPKPVDIVSSYLPFANRNIAFGLILASMSAATAPAATLMVIRQYRAYGPVTKAILPITALDDIYGIVVFGFFISIAQILVPQGVNQPAWLMFSKPFIEVFGSVFYGLFVGLVISKAANKFDKNRDDMQVIALIAVLFIIGSITLLNHYLHPYGIGFSQLLANIMVGSTIANLAKQPQRSFTAINDFATPFYVMFFTLAGASLDLAVLKQDSLIIWISLVYIFARGGGKILGIMIGAYIVDSPKTIKKYLGIALLPQGGVSLGLLVIVQAQMRPYYPTISTIIMLSILVYETFGPVFAKFSISKAGEVNGLDRLDEVSSIEGLETAGGH
- a CDS encoding P-II family nitrogen regulator; the protein is MQALFIVLNDLSYLEQILSKFLDLQVRGATIIDSQGMASAMMNSEGLNMLLTGPFQRTLDNDQKGSKTIFSVIPEPDKVEEVVSEVRKIVEKSKKQVIGFMFTVPVSGIYPMKPKFIEK